A genomic region of bacterium contains the following coding sequences:
- a CDS encoding AMP-binding protein has product MLLHDRFLENAARQPEKTALKAGKAIYSYAGFAEAADRLARALICHGVQRGDRVLLYMDNSAETCIAIFAVLLAGGVFVCLNPSTKYEKLIYVLNDCGARVLITQAARRLDLAQVRSDAKALQAVFLDQPDAGEGSTAHLAELLVRPAMKATLPRIIDIDLAALIYTSGSTGNPKGVMMTHLNMHSAVTSITTYLQNTAEDIVLCALPLSFDYGLYQLLMVLSFGGTLILEKDFVYPNLIIQRLLEEKVTGFPGVPTLFALLLNAKVLEKYRFPHLRYISNTAAALPTTLISRLREALPAVTLFSMYGLTECKRVAYLPPEELDRRPNSVGKAMPNCETYIVDENGRPVKPGQPGELVVRGANVMQGYWNLPEETSRALRPGLHPYERMLYSGDIFRQDEEGFLYFIGRKDDIIKCRGEKVSPREVENVLYQFEGVAEAAVLGRPDPVLGEAIVAVVKLSDRRPVEASEIARHCAGRLESFCVPQEILFIEEMPKSGNGKIDKKRIAELLAAGTLSANQHARPPSD; this is encoded by the coding sequence ATGTTACTACATGATCGTTTCCTTGAAAATGCGGCGCGGCAGCCGGAAAAAACGGCGTTGAAGGCGGGAAAAGCTATCTACAGTTATGCGGGCTTTGCTGAGGCCGCCGATCGCCTGGCGCGGGCATTGATTTGCCATGGCGTGCAGCGCGGCGACCGTGTTTTGCTATACATGGACAATTCAGCAGAGACCTGCATCGCCATTTTCGCTGTACTTCTGGCCGGCGGGGTCTTTGTTTGCCTCAATCCCTCGACGAAATACGAAAAATTGATCTATGTACTCAACGATTGCGGGGCCAGGGTCCTTATTACCCAGGCGGCGCGCCGTCTGGATCTGGCTCAGGTGCGGAGCGACGCCAAGGCCCTGCAGGCCGTTTTCCTCGACCAGCCCGATGCAGGTGAAGGCAGCACGGCCCATTTGGCGGAACTCCTGGTTCGGCCAGCAATGAAGGCCACCCTACCGCGGATTATTGACATCGATCTGGCCGCTCTGATCTACACCTCTGGGAGCACGGGAAATCCCAAGGGGGTGATGATGACCCATTTGAACATGCATTCGGCGGTCACCTCCATCACCACCTATCTGCAAAACACCGCGGAAGACATTGTGCTCTGTGCCCTGCCACTTTCGTTTGATTACGGACTCTACCAGCTGCTGATGGTTCTGAGCTTCGGCGGCACCCTCATTCTGGAGAAAGACTTTGTTTACCCCAATCTGATCATTCAGCGCCTGCTCGAGGAAAAGGTGACGGGATTTCCCGGTGTGCCGACGCTTTTCGCCCTGCTGTTGAACGCGAAGGTTTTGGAAAAATATAGGTTTCCTCATCTTCGCTATATCAGCAATACCGCCGCGGCGCTTCCCACCACCCTCATCAGCCGGCTGCGGGAGGCGCTGCCCGCCGTGACGCTTTTTTCGATGTACGGCCTCACGGAATGCAAGCGGGTGGCCTACCTCCCGCCGGAAGAGCTGGACCGGCGGCCGAACTCGGTGGGCAAGGCGATGCCCAATTGTGAAACCTATATCGTGGATGAAAACGGCCGGCCGGTAAAGCCGGGTCAACCGGGTGAATTGGTGGTGCGCGGCGCCAATGTGATGCAGGGCTACTGGAACTTGCCGGAGGAGACCAGTCGCGCGCTGCGCCCCGGCCTTCATCCCTATGAACGGATGCTGTACAGCGGCGATATCTTCAGGCAGGATGAAGAGGGATTTCTCTATTTTATCGGCCGCAAGGACGACATCATTAAATGCCGTGGTGAGAAAGTCAGTCCGCGCGAAGTGGAGAATGTCCTCTACCAGTTCGAGGGGGTTGCAGAGGCGGCTGTTCTCGGCAGGCCGGATCCTGTCCTGGGCGAAGCGATCGTGGCCGTCGTCAAACTTTCAGATCGGCGACCCGTCGAGGCATCCGAGATCGCGCGCCATTGCGCCGGCCGCCTGGAGAGTTTCTGCGTACCGCAGGAGATCCTGTTCATCGAGGAGATGCCAAAATCGGGGAACGGCAAGATCGACAAAAAACGAATTGCCGAACTGCTTGCGGCAGGCACCTTGAGCGCCAATCAGCATGCCCGGCCCCCGTCCGATTGA
- the nadE gene encoding NAD(+) synthase, producing the protein MKQVWSEEAGPDAWITPLCDWIRSSVYSTLKKRGGVLGLSGGIDSAVVAALSVRALGSERVVALALPEKDSTPVSLELARALAEKLGIEFLVEEITAGLEGMGAYLRRDEAVQRIFPEYRPGMPFKITLQSTPLSNDRLHVFAITLVDDHGREQQKRLGPTEYAQIVAASNMKQRLRMTMLYYHAELRNYAVLGTGNKNEHMLGFFVKNGDGSADLMPILHLLKTQIYQLAEYLEIPQAIIQRKPTTDTYPAEVTQEEFFFRIPFGIMDKIWLESERGAGSAELASALNLEESQVQRVIEDIAQKQRATTVLRMPPLEYGR; encoded by the coding sequence ATGAAACAGGTATGGAGTGAAGAGGCCGGTCCGGACGCATGGATCACTCCTTTATGCGATTGGATCCGCAGCAGCGTCTACTCTACGCTGAAAAAGCGTGGCGGCGTACTGGGTTTGAGCGGTGGGATTGATTCTGCCGTTGTGGCTGCCCTGAGCGTTCGCGCTCTGGGATCCGAGCGGGTTGTCGCGTTGGCCTTACCCGAGAAGGACTCCACTCCGGTCAGTCTGGAACTGGCCCGAGCCCTGGCGGAAAAACTGGGCATCGAGTTCCTGGTCGAGGAGATTACGGCGGGTTTGGAGGGGATGGGGGCCTACCTGCGCCGGGATGAAGCCGTACAACGGATTTTTCCCGAATACCGGCCGGGCATGCCTTTTAAAATCACCCTGCAGTCCACGCCGCTTTCCAACGACCGACTTCATGTCTTTGCCATCACCCTGGTGGATGATCACGGCCGGGAGCAGCAAAAAAGACTGGGTCCAACCGAGTACGCCCAGATCGTAGCGGCTTCGAATATGAAGCAGCGATTGCGCATGACCATGCTGTACTATCACGCCGAATTACGCAACTATGCCGTTCTGGGCACCGGCAATAAAAACGAGCACATGCTTGGATTTTTTGTGAAGAATGGCGACGGCAGCGCAGATCTCATGCCCATCCTACATCTCTTGAAAACCCAAATCTATCAGCTGGCGGAGTACCTGGAGATCCCGCAGGCCATCATCCAGCGCAAACCCACCACGGACACCTACCCCGCCGAGGTCACGCAGGAGGAGTTCTTTTTCCGTATCCCCTTCGGGATTATGGACAAGATCTGGCTGGAGAGTGAACGAGGCGCCGGGTCCGCGGAACTGGCGAGCGCGCTGAATCTGGAAGAGAGCCAGGTCCAACGGGTAATTGAGGATATCGCGCAGAAACAACGCGCTACCACCGTTTTGCGTATGCCACCCCTGGAGTATGGCCGCTGA
- a CDS encoding acyl carrier protein: MDIRDQVYQYVVETFLFGDGSRIKDDDSLTGSGLIDSTGVIELVSYLERTFNLRIEDDEIIPDNFDSVARISNFISAKQAGEAVARMKVAFAE; encoded by the coding sequence ATGGACATCCGAGATCAAGTGTATCAGTATGTGGTCGAAACCTTCCTGTTTGGTGACGGCAGTAGGATCAAAGACGACGATTCCCTCACCGGAAGCGGACTCATCGACTCGACCGGGGTCATTGAACTGGTTTCCTACCTCGAAAGAACTTTTAATCTGCGCATCGAGGACGACGAGATCATTCCGGATAACTTCGACTCGGTGGCGCGAATCAGCAATTTTATCAGCGCCAAGCAGGCAGGCGAAGCGGTAGCGCGGATGAAAGTGGCCTTTGCAGAATGA